A genomic window from Actinomycetota bacterium includes:
- a CDS encoding IS1595 family transposase: protein MAKTDRNNPKRASSSESTYSRRDFDQDFPDDAAALEWLVGYLYPDGIFCAKCGKITKHHRLRSRPAWACQFCGSHEYPMRGTIFEGSSTSLRLWFEAIYLMSQTRCGISAKQLERELGVSYPTAHRMFKKIRSMLGQDDDQLSGEVEMDETYYGGKPRLADRERKPDGSLKRGRTAHSSRKQMVFGAVERGGRIRAEVVPKDERGGIARRVGEYVMPSSVIYTDEYVGYDKPGQAFTEHHRIRHAARIYVDGDVHTNTIEGFWALLKGGIGGVYHSVSSEYLQAYVDEYVFRYNHRESQGGMFSAFLGRIVKTVPETSV from the coding sequence ATGGCGAAGACAGACCGCAACAACCCAAAGCGAGCCTCCTCCTCTGAGAGCACCTACAGCCGCCGGGACTTCGATCAGGACTTCCCGGATGACGCTGCGGCGCTGGAATGGCTGGTCGGCTACCTCTACCCAGACGGCATCTTCTGCGCGAAGTGCGGCAAGATCACGAAGCACCACCGGCTCAGGAGCCGTCCCGCGTGGGCCTGCCAGTTCTGCGGCTCCCACGAGTACCCGATGCGAGGAACGATCTTCGAGGGGTCGAGCACTTCCCTCCGGCTATGGTTCGAGGCGATCTACCTCATGAGCCAGACGCGGTGCGGGATCAGCGCGAAACAGCTCGAACGCGAACTTGGCGTCTCCTACCCGACCGCCCACCGCATGTTCAAGAAGATCCGCTCCATGCTCGGCCAGGACGACGACCAGCTTTCGGGCGAGGTTGAGATGGACGAGACCTACTACGGCGGGAAACCGCGCCTCGCTGACCGTGAGCGCAAGCCCGACGGTTCCCTCAAGAGGGGCCGCACGGCCCATTCCAGTCGGAAGCAGATGGTCTTCGGCGCGGTCGAGCGTGGCGGTCGCATCCGGGCTGAGGTCGTCCCGAAGGATGAGCGTGGCGGCATCGCACGACGCGTTGGCGAGTATGTGATGCCGTCATCGGTGATCTACACGGACGAGTACGTCGGGTACGACAAGCCCGGGCAGGCGTTCACCGAGCATCACCGCATCCGCCACGCGGCTCGCATCTACGTGGACGGCGACGTTCACACGAACACCATCGAGGGGTTCTGGGCGCTGCTCAAAGGCGGCATCGGTGGCGTCTACCACTCCGTGAGCAGCGAGTACCTACAGGCATACGTGGATGAGTACGTGTTCCGCTACAACCACCGAGAAAGCCAGGGCGGGATGTTCAGCGCTTTCTTGGGACGGATCGTGAAGACGGTTCCTGAGACTTCCGTGTAG
- a CDS encoding YqgE/AlgH family protein codes for MESLSGQLLIAGADLWDPNFRRTVVLIARHDDDGAVGVVLNRLAGATVSDAAPPLVSLVGPDEPLFLGGPVQPQAAVVLAEFEHPENVDVVAFGSIGFLVDEDPEAVGGILRARVFAGHAGWGGGQLEAEMEEGSWILEPAVPDDVFTPDPERLWSRVLRRKGGEFRMLSTMPFDPAMN; via the coding sequence ATGGAGAGCCTGAGCGGGCAGCTGCTGATCGCCGGTGCCGACCTGTGGGACCCCAACTTCCGCCGAACGGTCGTGCTGATCGCCCGGCACGACGACGACGGCGCGGTCGGTGTGGTGCTGAACCGCCTGGCCGGCGCGACTGTCTCCGACGCGGCACCACCGCTCGTGTCGCTGGTCGGGCCGGACGAGCCGCTGTTCCTGGGCGGGCCCGTCCAGCCCCAGGCCGCGGTGGTGCTGGCCGAGTTCGAGCACCCGGAGAACGTGGACGTGGTCGCCTTCGGCTCGATCGGGTTCCTGGTGGACGAGGACCCCGAGGCCGTCGGCGGCATCCTCCGGGCGCGGGTGTTCGCGGGCCACGCCGGGTGGGGCGGCGGCCAGCTGGAGGCCGAGATGGAGGAGGGCTCGTGGATCCTCGAGCCCGCCGTGCCGGATGACGTCTTCACGCCGGACCCGGAACGCCTGTGGAGCCGGGTGCTCAGGCGCAAGGGCGGCGAGTTCCGGATGCTGAGCACCATGCCCTTCGATCCGGCCATGAACTGA
- a CDS encoding transcriptional regulator: MRLLGGFGVTTAGRTFDESSWRLRKAKALLKLLALAPRHRLHREQAMDVLWPDLDPQAAANQLRKALHALRTIVHADHATAARLVRFEEGFLSLAPDAWVDVDRFEALAGEARRAREPEAYRAARALYRGDLLPDDPYEEWAAGRRDGLRRSFVSASMELAQLLEARAELDEAIEVLGSVILAEPANEEAHRARMRALALAGRRHEALEQFELLRETLAGELGVEPDAATADLHERILAGKTLQTEVRTGLWEDVGDLRHLSGDAEGAAAAYRTALDERPGSPVAEARLHRKLAYVRLMVHDADDAAAHLEAGESLAAVHGDQAEAARLLVARANWLWGVGRIDESLAAAEEGLRLAEAHGEPADVAAAYESLAIVFHSRGEWREGLHVEIERLGTIADTDPQLARVFDIHHCIGEYHLYGDELFSGVEDYARRTLELATRSRARRAEAFAWCLLGESFLLRGRWDEAGGCLERAGEIHAELATGSGALPWQRLGELAACRGNLDVAKAYVRRGMALATVSPMARHVWGRLYATEALAALEEGDPERAARAARSAAEAAVRYGSCPTCDALLHPMAAEAFAELGDEEGAAAQAESAQRTAGLWASSAWRAMAVTARAFHRLAAGDGREAGGGLLEAAELYDKAGQPYWAARCRLRAALLPGLDVSAQARRGLLEGAGATFRSLGAERAGRRAAAALTGA; this comes from the coding sequence GTGCGGCTCCTCGGCGGCTTCGGTGTCACCACCGCGGGACGGACGTTCGACGAGTCCTCCTGGCGGCTGCGCAAGGCGAAGGCGCTGCTGAAGCTCCTCGCGCTGGCGCCTCGGCACCGGCTGCACCGCGAGCAGGCCATGGACGTCCTGTGGCCGGACCTCGATCCGCAGGCCGCGGCCAATCAGCTGCGGAAGGCCCTGCACGCCCTTCGGACCATCGTCCACGCGGACCATGCGACGGCGGCCCGTCTGGTTCGCTTCGAGGAAGGGTTCCTGTCCCTCGCTCCGGACGCATGGGTGGACGTGGATCGCTTCGAGGCCCTGGCCGGGGAAGCGCGCCGGGCGCGGGAGCCGGAGGCATACCGGGCCGCGCGGGCGCTCTATCGCGGCGACCTGCTCCCGGACGACCCCTACGAGGAGTGGGCGGCCGGGCGGCGGGACGGGCTGCGGCGCTCGTTCGTGTCGGCGTCCATGGAGCTGGCGCAGCTGCTGGAGGCCCGCGCCGAGCTGGACGAGGCGATCGAGGTCCTCGGCTCCGTGATCCTGGCCGAACCGGCCAACGAGGAGGCGCACCGGGCCCGGATGCGCGCCCTGGCCCTGGCCGGGCGGCGGCACGAGGCGCTCGAGCAGTTCGAGCTCCTGCGGGAGACCCTGGCCGGCGAGCTCGGGGTCGAGCCCGACGCGGCCACGGCGGACCTGCACGAGCGGATCCTGGCCGGGAAGACCCTCCAGACGGAGGTCCGAACGGGGCTGTGGGAGGACGTCGGCGACCTCCGGCACCTGTCGGGAGACGCCGAGGGTGCGGCGGCGGCGTACCGGACCGCCCTGGACGAGAGGCCGGGCTCCCCGGTTGCAGAGGCGCGGCTGCACCGGAAGCTCGCGTACGTCCGGCTGATGGTGCACGACGCCGACGACGCCGCCGCGCATCTGGAAGCGGGCGAGTCGCTGGCGGCGGTACACGGCGACCAGGCAGAGGCGGCGCGCCTGCTGGTGGCCCGCGCCAACTGGCTGTGGGGGGTCGGGCGGATCGACGAGTCTCTGGCGGCCGCGGAGGAAGGCCTTCGCCTGGCGGAGGCACACGGGGAGCCCGCGGACGTCGCGGCCGCCTACGAGTCCCTGGCCATCGTGTTCCACTCCCGGGGCGAGTGGCGGGAGGGACTGCACGTCGAGATCGAGCGCCTGGGGACCATCGCCGACACCGACCCGCAGCTGGCCCGGGTCTTCGACATCCACCACTGCATCGGCGAGTACCACCTGTACGGCGACGAGCTGTTCAGCGGGGTCGAGGACTACGCGAGGCGGACCCTGGAGCTGGCCACGCGATCGAGGGCGCGGCGGGCCGAGGCGTTCGCCTGGTGCCTGCTCGGAGAGTCGTTCCTGCTGCGAGGGCGGTGGGACGAGGCCGGCGGCTGCCTGGAGCGGGCCGGCGAGATCCACGCCGAGCTGGCCACGGGCTCCGGGGCCCTTCCGTGGCAGCGGCTCGGGGAGCTGGCGGCCTGCCGGGGAAACCTCGACGTGGCCAAGGCGTACGTCCGGCGGGGGATGGCCCTGGCCACGGTGTCGCCGATGGCCCGCCACGTGTGGGGACGGCTCTACGCCACCGAGGCGCTGGCGGCGTTGGAGGAAGGGGACCCGGAGCGGGCCGCCCGGGCAGCTCGATCCGCCGCCGAGGCCGCCGTGCGGTACGGCAGCTGCCCGACGTGCGACGCGCTCCTGCACCCGATGGCGGCCGAAGCCTTCGCGGAGCTGGGCGACGAAGAGGGCGCCGCGGCCCAGGCCGAATCGGCCCAGCGAACGGCGGGGCTGTGGGCCAGCTCGGCGTGGCGAGCCATGGCCGTGACGGCGCGGGCCTTCCACCGGCTCGCCGCCGGGGACGGGCGGGAGGCCGGAGGGGGCCTGCTGGAGGCGGCCGAGCTGTACGACAAGGCCGGCCAGCCCTACTGGGCGGCCCGGTGCAGGCTTCGCGCGGCTCTGCTTCCAGGGCTCGACGTGTCCGCCCAAGCAAGGAGGGGGCTCCTGGAAGGCGCGGGCGCGACCTTCCGGAGCCTGGGGGCGGAGCGGGCCGGGCGGCGGGCGGCCGCCGCGCTCACCGGCGCCTGA
- a CDS encoding antibiotic biosynthesis monooxygenase codes for MAEHFASGNWHVKEGKEAEFVERWTEFLQRTRKDHPGLESATLIRDEGDPRHFLSFAGWDDPQARAAWRQTPEFAEGFRASRELCDDFYGGDYQRAVVI; via the coding sequence ATGGCCGAGCACTTCGCGTCGGGCAACTGGCACGTGAAGGAGGGGAAGGAGGCCGAGTTCGTCGAGCGATGGACGGAGTTCCTCCAGCGGACGCGCAAGGACCACCCGGGGCTGGAGTCGGCGACCCTGATTCGGGACGAGGGCGACCCCCGGCACTTCCTGTCGTTCGCCGGGTGGGACGACCCGCAGGCCCGGGCGGCGTGGAGGCAGACCCCGGAGTTCGCCGAGGGGTTCCGGGCCTCCCGGGAGCTGTGCGACGACTTCTACGGAGGCGACTACCAGCGCGCGGTCGTGATCTGA
- a CDS encoding CapA family protein: protein MRKTAQKSILAGALALASCTALVLGAGPAWGSGSPTVTIAAVGDTMLGNTPVLPAHPGTYLALVRDALSAPITFGNLEGTLTRATASKCGSGSSQCFAFRVPPSFAGYLRKAGFDVLNSANNHSRDFGAQGVRQTSAAMAAHGIAQTGLRGQIAVVHEGPLKVAFVGFAPYPNVSNLLDLTAAAAVIRKADRRADLVVAYMHAGAEGASQTHVTGREEFFLGEDRGNPEKFAHMAVRQGADLVIASGPHVLRGMELYRHRLIAYSLGDFASYHNFNTDGVLGLSAVLRVTLGPTGWFRDGRIVSVKLNGEGRPGHDRSGAAAHLIARLSKEDFGARGVRVLAHGRIVTGS, encoded by the coding sequence GTGAGGAAGACAGCGCAGAAGTCGATCCTGGCCGGGGCCCTGGCCCTGGCGTCGTGTACGGCGCTCGTGCTGGGTGCCGGACCCGCGTGGGGGTCCGGGTCGCCGACCGTGACCATCGCCGCGGTAGGCGACACCATGCTGGGGAACACGCCGGTGCTGCCGGCCCACCCCGGCACCTACCTGGCGCTGGTCCGGGACGCGCTTTCGGCTCCGATCACGTTCGGGAACCTCGAGGGGACGCTCACCAGGGCGACGGCCTCGAAGTGCGGGTCCGGCTCGTCCCAGTGCTTCGCGTTCCGCGTTCCTCCGTCGTTCGCGGGGTACCTGCGCAAGGCCGGGTTCGACGTGCTGAACAGCGCGAACAACCATTCGCGCGACTTCGGAGCGCAGGGCGTCCGGCAGACCAGCGCCGCGATGGCCGCCCACGGCATCGCCCAGACGGGTCTCCGGGGCCAGATCGCGGTGGTCCACGAGGGCCCGCTGAAGGTGGCGTTCGTGGGCTTCGCGCCGTACCCGAACGTGTCCAACCTGCTCGACCTCACCGCTGCGGCAGCCGTGATCCGCAAGGCGGACCGGCGAGCGGACCTGGTGGTCGCGTACATGCACGCGGGCGCGGAGGGCGCCAGCCAGACCCACGTCACCGGCCGCGAGGAGTTCTTCCTGGGCGAGGACCGCGGGAACCCCGAGAAGTTCGCCCACATGGCGGTTCGCCAGGGCGCGGACCTGGTGATCGCCAGCGGGCCGCACGTGCTGCGGGGCATGGAGCTCTACCGGCACCGCCTCATCGCGTACTCGCTGGGCGACTTCGCCAGCTATCACAACTTCAACACCGACGGCGTGCTGGGACTGTCGGCCGTGCTTCGGGTGACGCTGGGGCCGACCGGGTGGTTCCGCGACGGCCGCATCGTGTCGGTCAAGCTGAACGGAGAGGGGCGGCCGGGGCACGACCGCTCCGGCGCGGCGGCCCACCTGATCGCGCGACTGTCGAAGGAGGACTTCGGCGCGCGAGGCGTGCGGGTGCTGGCCCACGGCCGGATCGTGACCGGATCGTGA
- the msrA gene encoding peptide-methionine (S)-S-oxide reductase MsrA codes for MEKATFAAGCFWQVEAEFRNTPGVTRTTVGYTGGSVERPTYQEVCTDRTGHAEAVEVEFDPAVVSYEQLLDAFWSSHDPTQLNRQGPDVGTQYRSAIFTQSPEQEGSAAVSRERAQERYRKPIATEIVPATEFWPAEEYHQRYLEKRGLASCTLTLQQAAH; via the coding sequence ATGGAGAAAGCGACGTTTGCGGCGGGATGCTTCTGGCAGGTCGAGGCGGAGTTCCGGAACACCCCTGGGGTGACCCGGACGACGGTCGGCTACACGGGCGGCTCGGTGGAGCGGCCCACGTACCAGGAGGTGTGTACCGACCGGACCGGACACGCCGAGGCCGTGGAGGTGGAGTTCGACCCGGCGGTGGTGTCGTACGAGCAACTCCTGGACGCGTTCTGGTCGTCCCACGACCCGACGCAGCTGAACCGGCAGGGTCCGGACGTCGGGACGCAGTACCGTTCCGCGATCTTCACCCAGTCGCCGGAGCAGGAAGGTTCCGCGGCGGTCTCGCGGGAGCGCGCGCAGGAGCGGTACCGCAAGCCCATCGCCACCGAGATCGTGCCCGCCACCGAGTTCTGGCCGGCCGAGGAGTACCACCAGCGATACCTGGAGAAGCGCGGGCTGGCCAGCTGCACGCTCACGCTCCAGCAGGCCGCGCACTGA
- a CDS encoding DUF2630 family protein has translation MEDTDLIERINQLAHEEHALFEKESEGEASPGDRERLKRLEVTLDQCWDLLHQRRARRNAGLDPNEATVRDEGTVEGYVS, from the coding sequence ATGGAAGACACGGACCTGATCGAGCGCATCAACCAGCTGGCCCACGAGGAACATGCGCTGTTCGAGAAGGAATCGGAGGGCGAGGCGTCGCCCGGCGACCGGGAGCGCCTGAAGCGCCTGGAGGTCACCCTGGACCAGTGCTGGGACCTGCTGCACCAGCGGCGGGCCCGCCGGAACGCCGGGCTCGACCCGAACGAGGCCACCGTCCGCGACGAGGGCACGGTGGAGGGATACGTCAGCTAG
- a CDS encoding 3-hydroxyacyl-CoA dehydrogenase produces the protein MRIEGKAALVTGGASGLGRATVEALHEAGASVVICDLPSSAGAEVAKELGDRAGFAPTDVTSEDDVRAAVALAAERFGGLHVAVSCAGIAWAQRTISRSGPHDLEVFRKVVEVNLIGTFNVIRLAAEQMSAQEPDGEERGVIVNTASIAAFDGQIGQAAYSASKGGVVGMTLPIARDLAARRVRVVTIAPGTFDTPMMGTLPEDKRQELARQIPHPARLGRPEEYAALVRHIVENPALNGEVIRLDGALRMPFAR, from the coding sequence ATGCGGATCGAGGGGAAGGCGGCGCTCGTCACGGGGGGCGCGTCGGGGCTTGGACGGGCCACCGTGGAGGCGCTGCACGAGGCCGGGGCCAGCGTCGTGATCTGCGACCTCCCCTCGTCGGCCGGGGCCGAGGTCGCCAAGGAGCTCGGTGACCGGGCGGGGTTCGCGCCCACCGACGTGACCTCGGAGGACGACGTCCGCGCAGCCGTTGCTCTGGCGGCGGAGCGTTTCGGCGGCCTCCATGTCGCGGTGAGCTGCGCCGGCATCGCCTGGGCCCAGCGGACCATTTCCCGGAGCGGCCCCCACGACCTCGAGGTGTTCCGCAAGGTCGTCGAGGTCAACCTGATCGGCACCTTCAACGTGATCCGGCTGGCCGCGGAGCAGATGAGCGCACAGGAACCGGACGGCGAGGAGCGCGGCGTCATCGTGAACACCGCCAGCATCGCCGCGTTCGACGGTCAGATCGGCCAGGCGGCGTACTCGGCGTCGAAGGGGGGAGTGGTGGGGATGACCCTACCGATCGCCCGCGACCTGGCGGCCCGTCGGGTCCGGGTGGTGACCATCGCCCCCGGTACGTTCGACACGCCCATGATGGGCACGCTCCCGGAAGACAAGCGGCAGGAGCTGGCCCGGCAGATCCCCCATCCCGCCCGCCTGGGCCGCCCGGAGGAGTACGCCGCGCTGGTCCGGCATATCGTGGAGAACCCCGCCCTGAACGGCGAGGTCATCCGGCTGGACGGGGCCCTCCGAATGCCGTTCGCCCGTTAG
- a CDS encoding nucleoside hydrolase → MLRHATVILDCDPGHDDAVAILLALAQTEWRIDAITVVAGNQTLPKTTRNALTVLTVAGRTDVPVYAGCDRPLERELHTAANVHGESGLEGPTDLPEPAVMAKPEHSVDFLIRYLDEATEPVTLIPTGPLTNVSSVLLRRPDLSGKLERIVLMGGAVGEGNTTPSAEFNVYTDPEAARVVFRCGAPVTMIGLDVTHQALVPEREFEIIRSWGGPVCEMVADLLVYFARFHRRLCGFDGVPIHDACAVAVALRPELATTRRLHVDVETTGELTTGRTVVDLWGVTGNPPNADVAVDIDRDGFFALLYEGLRSYAPGGANDPGRRD, encoded by the coding sequence ATGCTTCGACATGCGACGGTCATCCTGGACTGCGACCCCGGGCACGACGACGCCGTGGCCATCCTGTTGGCGCTGGCGCAGACCGAGTGGCGGATCGACGCCATCACGGTGGTGGCGGGGAACCAGACCCTTCCCAAGACCACCCGGAACGCGCTGACCGTGCTGACCGTGGCGGGGCGTACGGACGTCCCGGTGTACGCGGGATGCGACCGGCCGCTGGAGCGGGAGCTGCACACGGCCGCGAACGTCCACGGCGAGTCCGGGCTGGAGGGGCCGACGGATCTTCCGGAACCCGCCGTCATGGCGAAGCCCGAGCACTCCGTCGACTTCCTGATCCGGTACCTCGACGAGGCCACGGAGCCGGTCACCCTGATCCCGACCGGCCCCCTCACCAACGTCAGCTCCGTCCTGCTGCGCAGGCCCGACCTGTCCGGGAAGCTGGAGCGGATCGTGCTGATGGGCGGCGCGGTGGGCGAGGGCAACACCACACCGTCGGCGGAGTTCAACGTCTACACGGACCCCGAGGCGGCGCGGGTGGTGTTCCGGTGCGGCGCGCCGGTCACCATGATCGGCCTCGACGTGACCCACCAGGCGTTGGTCCCGGAGCGAGAGTTCGAGATCATCCGGTCGTGGGGTGGGCCGGTGTGCGAGATGGTGGCCGACCTGCTTGTCTATTTCGCGCGGTTCCACCGGCGCCTGTGCGGGTTCGACGGCGTGCCCATCCACGACGCGTGCGCGGTAGCGGTGGCCTTGCGGCCCGAGCTCGCGACCACCAGGCGCCTCCACGTGGACGTGGAGACGACGGGCGAGCTCACCACCGGCCGCACCGTGGTCGACCTGTGGGGGGTCACGGGGAACCCGCCGAACGCCGACGTGGCCGTGGACATCGACCGGGACGGCTTCTTCGCGCTGCTGTACGAGGGCCTGCGGAGCTACGCGCCGGGCGGGGCGAACGACCCCGGGCGGAGGGACTGA
- a CDS encoding ribokinase: MGRVVVVGSVNVDLVVQVERIPRAGETVTRGRFTRAFGGKGANQAAGAARLGAETALVGMVGDDDFGREALEDLRSFGVDTSRVGVGTEPTGVAQIMVDGAGENIIAVASGANTELTGERVERALADLAPRGTIILAGLEVPDQAVRAAARHASEYGCPFILNPAPARDLTADVIGWTDVITPNELEAVSLGSVDRLLQQGARAVVVSRGAQGADLFRIGKPSVHQQPFRVEVVDTTGAGDALNAGLAWALAEGRPLEEALRLAAAAGALATRAVGARSSLATRQEIQLLASS, translated from the coding sequence GTGGGCCGGGTGGTGGTGGTCGGGTCCGTGAACGTCGACCTGGTGGTGCAGGTAGAACGGATACCGCGGGCGGGAGAGACCGTCACTCGGGGTAGGTTCACCCGCGCGTTCGGCGGGAAGGGGGCGAACCAGGCGGCCGGGGCGGCGCGGCTGGGCGCGGAGACGGCGCTGGTGGGGATGGTGGGCGACGACGACTTCGGACGGGAGGCGCTGGAGGACCTGCGTTCGTTCGGGGTCGACACGTCGAGGGTGGGTGTCGGCACGGAGCCCACCGGGGTGGCCCAGATCATGGTGGACGGGGCCGGCGAGAACATCATCGCCGTCGCCTCCGGCGCCAACACCGAGCTGACCGGCGAGCGCGTGGAGCGGGCCCTGGCGGACCTGGCGCCGCGCGGGACGATCATCCTGGCCGGGCTGGAGGTGCCGGACCAGGCCGTCCGCGCCGCGGCCCGCCACGCCAGCGAATACGGGTGCCCCTTCATCCTGAACCCGGCCCCGGCCCGGGACCTGACGGCCGACGTGATCGGGTGGACGGACGTGATCACGCCGAACGAGCTGGAGGCGGTGTCGCTGGGCAGCGTGGACCGGCTCCTCCAGCAGGGAGCCCGCGCGGTGGTGGTGAGCCGGGGCGCGCAGGGCGCGGACCTGTTCCGCATCGGCAAGCCCTCGGTGCACCAGCAGCCGTTCCGGGTGGAGGTCGTGGACACCACCGGCGCGGGCGATGCGCTGAACGCCGGCCTGGCGTGGGCCCTGGCGGAGGGGCGGCCCCTGGAGGAAGCGCTCCGCCTGGCCGCCGCGGCCGGCGCCCTGGCCACCCGAGCCGTGGGAGCCCGGTCCAGCCTGGCCACCCGGCAGGAAATCCAGCTGCTGGCGTCGAGCTGA